From Rutidosis leptorrhynchoides isolate AG116_Rl617_1_P2 chromosome 3, CSIRO_AGI_Rlap_v1, whole genome shotgun sequence, a single genomic window includes:
- the LOC139897979 gene encoding stress enhanced protein 1, chloroplastic-like codes for MAVAQLNSSLCISTPARLSNVSAFTSSILPRIGTTFVCGSGSPLVISGTYHQKALVRKPVTFSVRCEQSSKDGNGLDVWLGRIAMIGFAVAISVEVSTGKGLLENFGLTSPLPTVALAVTVLVGVLTAIFIFQSASASEN; via the exons ATGGCAGTTGCTCAACTTAATTCCTCCCTCTGTATCTCTACTCCTG CTAGACTGTCAAATGTTTCTGCATTTACATCATCCATTTTGCCTCGTATTGGAACAACGTTCGTTTGCGGTTCTGGTTCACCTCTAG TGATATCTGGAACATATCATCAGAAGGCTCTAGTACGTAAGCCCGTAACGTTTTCTGTTAGATGTGAACAAAGTAGTAAGGATGGAAATGGTTTAGACGTGTGGCTTGGTCGAATCGCAATGATTGGCTTTGCGGTGGCAATTAGTGTTGAAGTATCGACCGGAAAGGGGCTTCTTGAG AACTTTGGGCTCACATCACCCTTGCCAACAGTGGCCTTGGCAGTGACTGTCCTTGTGGGCGTTCTTACAGCAATTTTCATCTTCCAATCTGCTTCTGCTTCTGAGAATTGA